One genomic window of Streptomyces sp. NBC_01498 includes the following:
- a CDS encoding DUF6221 family protein → MSEMADFLRARYEEAKERQARIFRDIWEPGMPCPVCHRETWGMSTYGNDPSRLASFKPCEHEINDPEVFARFQEPAPDADILADLDAKLALLDLTERTLRFAEGDSEVDHYGALGNADETLSLLARPFTGHPDYQENWAA, encoded by the coding sequence ATGAGCGAGATGGCCGACTTCCTGCGGGCCCGCTACGAAGAGGCCAAGGAACGTCAAGCCCGGATCTTCCGCGACATCTGGGAGCCAGGCATGCCATGCCCCGTATGCCACCGGGAGACGTGGGGCATGTCCACCTACGGCAACGATCCGTCAAGGCTCGCGTCGTTCAAGCCCTGCGAGCACGAGATCAACGACCCTGAAGTCTTCGCCCGATTCCAGGAGCCCGCCCCTGATGCGGACATCCTCGCCGACCTCGACGCCAAGCTCGCCCTCCTGGACCTCACGGAACGGACGTTGCGGTTCGCCGAAGGGGACTCCGAAGTCGACCACTACGGCGCACTGGGCAACGCCGACGAGACCCTTTCCCTTCTCGCCCGACCCTTCACCGGGCACCCCGACTACCAGGAAAACTGGGCAGCATGA
- a CDS encoding DUF6221 family protein, with protein sequence MSRELLDFLRARLNEDEHWALTVSLELRPETWETDHENGVVLTAAGKQVATGARHSINDLEHIARHAPARVLREVEAKRTLLDDYDRFVAERRRMMGGWDSYPEASPVLTAFAAVYSDHPDYRDEWRLTP encoded by the coding sequence ATGAGCCGCGAACTACTGGACTTCCTGCGCGCACGCCTCAACGAAGACGAGCACTGGGCGTTGACGGTCAGCCTTGAGCTGCGGCCCGAGACATGGGAGACCGACCACGAGAACGGTGTCGTGCTGACTGCGGCGGGCAAGCAAGTGGCCACTGGTGCCCGACACTCGATCAACGACCTTGAGCACATCGCGCGCCACGCCCCCGCCCGGGTCCTGCGCGAGGTCGAGGCCAAGCGGACGCTCCTCGACGACTACGATCGCTTCGTTGCCGAGCGCCGACGCATGATGGGCGGATGGGACAGCTACCCCGAGGCCTCGCCCGTCCTGACGGCTTTCGCCGCCGTCTACTCCGACCACCCCGACTACCGTGACGAATGGCGGCTGACGCCCTGA
- a CDS encoding class I SAM-dependent methyltransferase produces the protein MTADSVIRAWDEADPAAIHPLRRVSEDAYWESGRAQADMLATVIPAGAKVLDFGCGDGRVAIPMAGLGFEVTAVDSSPRMLDRLAERATELTTVQADADGIAKHLGRRRVDAVYCLAVLIHHSYADCLHIIERLRAATKLGGILVLDWPTSETPSEADSWIGVTTWSREQQADACARIGLEPVDSDLPWGVYRAVKVG, from the coding sequence ATGACCGCCGACTCCGTGATCCGGGCCTGGGATGAGGCCGACCCGGCTGCGATCCACCCACTCCGCCGCGTCTCCGAGGACGCCTACTGGGAGTCCGGCCGCGCGCAGGCCGACATGCTCGCCACCGTCATTCCCGCCGGGGCGAAGGTGCTCGACTTCGGTTGCGGTGACGGGCGTGTCGCCATCCCCATGGCCGGGCTCGGGTTTGAGGTGACCGCCGTTGACTCGTCGCCACGGATGCTCGACCGACTCGCAGAACGAGCCACCGAGCTGACCACGGTGCAGGCAGACGCCGACGGGATCGCCAAGCACCTCGGGCGCCGCCGCGTGGACGCCGTGTACTGCCTGGCCGTCCTCATCCACCACAGCTACGCGGACTGCCTGCACATCATCGAGCGCCTGCGGGCGGCGACGAAGCTCGGCGGAATCCTCGTTCTCGACTGGCCCACCTCCGAGACGCCGTCCGAGGCCGACAGCTGGATCGGGGTCACGACCTGGTCCCGCGAGCAGCAGGCCGACGCGTGCGCGCGGATCGGGCTGGAGCCCGTCGACAGCGACCTCCCATGGGGCGTCTACCGGGCCGTGAAGGTGGGTTGA